The following proteins are co-located in the Rippkaea orientalis PCC 8801 genome:
- the mauJ gene encoding methylamine utilization protein MauJ, with amino-acid sequence MEFNEAKEALKEGYIKAGLEISDEHEKELYFKVPSNEQVKIKISEKDIQEYAEFEDLRSSFKIEPVKCSMCSSNYREQVVKRSYDLFKNEKRSFSFGESHETNLYVEISTASPNFVNFFRFQESYLKKCLEKIESPLKISINKNGQFLNIVYKPQTIKIYNIQESSIDKAIERSNSVIDSCLFELSYLKDVTLYVQDKFSSFQQKDKPFQFGNPPTGDQLSLPKVDFNADTIRFYQRGRSTRDPVIQFLSFYHVLEYYFVIVSDEQLYDKLSRKINDPKFVTDHTNLDRLIQDVKDHKAEMDETEMLKLVLNKYIEESELINFIKEYEKWSKDTIYSGKAKTNETDIFGKDININVKEGHIIGNVAKRIKTIRNTLVHSSDRYERNQRFIPTTYHESILCKEIPLIKYLAEKVIIGSASNLK; translated from the coding sequence ATGGAATTTAATGAAGCTAAAGAAGCTTTAAAAGAAGGATATATCAAGGCTGGTTTAGAAATCTCTGATGAGCATGAGAAAGAACTTTACTTTAAAGTCCCTAGCAACGAACAGGTAAAAATTAAAATTTCTGAAAAGGATATTCAAGAATATGCAGAATTTGAAGATTTGCGTTCATCTTTTAAGATTGAACCCGTAAAATGTAGTATGTGTAGCTCAAACTACAGAGAACAAGTTGTGAAGAGGAGTTATGATCTTTTCAAGAACGAGAAACGATCATTTAGTTTTGGTGAATCTCATGAAACCAATTTATATGTTGAGATAAGTACAGCATCACCGAACTTTGTTAACTTTTTTCGATTTCAAGAATCTTATTTGAAAAAATGTTTAGAAAAAATTGAGTCCCCTTTGAAAATAAGCATTAATAAAAATGGACAATTTCTTAATATAGTTTACAAACCACAAACAATTAAAATTTATAATATTCAAGAATCAAGTATTGACAAAGCTATTGAGCGTTCTAATTCAGTAATAGATTCCTGTCTTTTTGAGCTTTCTTATTTAAAAGATGTGACGCTTTATGTTCAAGATAAATTTTCCAGTTTTCAACAAAAAGACAAACCATTTCAATTTGGCAACCCTCCAACAGGAGATCAACTATCACTCCCTAAAGTTGATTTTAATGCTGATACTATTCGTTTTTATCAACGGGGACGCAGTACAAGAGATCCGGTAATTCAATTTTTATCTTTTTATCACGTTCTAGAATATTATTTTGTTATTGTCTCTGACGAACAACTCTATGATAAGCTATCCCGAAAAATTAACGATCCCAAGTTTGTAACAGATCATACTAATCTTGATCGATTGATTCAAGATGTAAAAGATCATAAAGCGGAAATGGACGAAACAGAAATGTTAAAATTGGTACTTAATAAGTATATCGAAGAGAGTGAGCTTATTAATTTTATTAAGGAATACGAGAAATGGTCTAAGGACACAATATACTCTGGAAAAGCAAAGACAAATGAAACAGATATCTTTGGTAAAGATATTAACATAAATGTCAAGGAGGGTCATATTATAGGTAATGTGGCAAAAAGAATTAAAACAATTAGAAATACCCTGGTTCATTCCTCAGATAGGTATGAACGTAATCAAAGATTCATACCAACAACCTATCATGAAAGCATTCTCTGTAAAGAAATACCTTTAATCAAATACTTAGCTGAGAAAGTAATCATTGGCTCAGCTTCTAACTTAAAATAA
- the mraY gene encoding phospho-N-acetylmuramoyl-pentapeptide-transferase yields the protein MDAKIPPLTPFKKPSGTSLLILLILLLGLLCLGFAQILDLSSISLSLLFPLAVSAICSAILGYVVVPVLRRLKAGQVIQEDGPQTHLKKAGTPTMGGIFFVPVAVIIALIWSKLDPAVLAVSIVTLAYMGIGWIDDWQILRQKSNKGLTPRMKLILQIAIAVGFCIWTFLTQSADLTNIALPGQIILPLGLFFWIIAGFVLVAESNATNLTDGVDGLAGGTGSLAFLGLAALMASNNPGLMIFCACMSGGCLGFIVHNRNPATVFMGDTGSLALGGSLGAIGILSGHVWGLFLVSGIFFVESLSVIAQVSYYKATKGPDGKGKRLLKMAPLHHHLELSGWAETQIVGLFYLINAGLAVLAVISS from the coding sequence ATTCCCCCTTTAACCCCCTTTAAAAAGCCATCAGGAACCAGTCTACTTATTTTACTAATCCTACTATTAGGACTCCTTTGTTTGGGGTTTGCCCAAATTTTAGACCTGAGTAGCATTAGCTTATCCCTGCTGTTTCCCTTAGCGGTTTCTGCTATTTGTTCTGCCATTTTGGGTTACGTTGTCGTTCCTGTATTACGCAGACTAAAAGCTGGACAAGTCATCCAAGAAGATGGTCCCCAGACTCACTTGAAAAAAGCGGGAACCCCCACCATGGGAGGCATCTTTTTTGTGCCTGTAGCGGTTATTATTGCCCTAATTTGGTCTAAGCTAGACCCTGCGGTTCTGGCTGTCTCCATTGTTACCCTCGCTTATATGGGGATAGGTTGGATTGACGACTGGCAGATTTTACGGCAAAAATCCAATAAGGGACTGACCCCTCGCATGAAATTAATTCTACAAATTGCGATCGCAGTGGGGTTCTGTATCTGGACATTCTTAACTCAATCTGCTGATTTAACGAATATTGCCTTACCTGGACAGATAATCTTACCTCTGGGGTTATTTTTCTGGATTATCGCGGGGTTTGTTCTGGTAGCCGAAAGTAACGCTACCAACCTGACCGATGGGGTTGATGGACTGGCCGGAGGAACGGGTTCCCTTGCGTTTCTGGGGTTAGCGGCCTTAATGGCTTCTAATAACCCTGGATTAATGATATTTTGTGCCTGTATGAGTGGCGGCTGTTTAGGGTTTATTGTTCATAATCGTAACCCTGCTACGGTTTTTATGGGGGATACGGGTTCTCTCGCGTTAGGGGGTTCTCTGGGGGCTATTGGTATCCTTAGCGGTCATGTCTGGGGATTATTTCTTGTTAGCGGCATCTTTTTTGTCGAGTCCCTTTCCGTCATTGCCCAAGTTAGTTATTATAAAGCGACAAAAGGACCCGATGGTAAAGGAAAACGGCTGTTAAAAATGGCACCGTTACACCACCATTTAGAATTGAGTGGGTGGGCAGAAACCCAAATAGTTGGGTTATTTTATTTAATTAATGCGGGACTGGCGGTATTAGCGGTAATTTCTTCTTAG
- a CDS encoding DUF4926 domain-containing protein: protein MKNIVSLDNVAIINSIDKERLTLIEPEYEFIQSLPSGQVGTVVEIYEREGEKQYLVEFADNQGREYAMAILKEDELLVLHYDLEVA, encoded by the coding sequence ATGAAAAATATTGTGAGTTTAGATAATGTAGCTATTATCAATTCTATTGATAAGGAAAGATTAACATTAATTGAGCCAGAATATGAGTTTATACAAAGCTTGCCAAGTGGACAAGTTGGAACTGTAGTAGAAATATATGAACGAGAAGGAGAAAAGCAATATTTAGTCGAGTTTGCTGATAATCAAGGACGAGAATATGCAATGGCGATTTTAAAAGAAGATGAATTACTTGTTTTACATTATGACCTTGAAGTTGCCTAA
- a CDS encoding DUF6883 domain-containing protein — protein MKLPNGEQAEIAMDKLINYCLNPEHSSGKHKARVFKSRLGITQENAELLLSMIRLAAIEREVVQQAQTEFGQQFKVDWRIPNDEEIQLRTIWEIRSTNSNPRLISAFIR, from the coding sequence ATGAAATTACCTAACGGGGAACAAGCAGAAATTGCTATGGACAAGTTAATTAACTATTGTTTGAATCCAGAACATTCTAGTGGAAAACATAAAGCTAGAGTTTTCAAGTCCCGTTTAGGAATAACTCAAGAAAATGCTGAATTATTACTCTCAATGATTCGACTAGCAGCAATTGAAAGGGAAGTTGTTCAACAAGCACAAACAGAATTTGGTCAACAGTTTAAGGTGGATTGGAGAATACCAAATGATGAAGAAATCCAACTTCGGACTATTTGGGAAATAAGATCTACTAATTCTAATCCTCGTCTTATTTCTGCATTTATTAGGTGA
- a CDS encoding TlyA family RNA methyltransferase, with the protein MTKQRLDTLLVERNLCSSRQEAQGLIRAGEVKVNQQVIDKPGTPVESTAEIELQAKPRYVSRGGYKLEKALKTFDIAVTGRICLDGGISTGGFTDCLLQFGAKQVYGVDVGYGQVAWTLRQDERVILKERTNFRYLTSDSLYGDNPFADLGVMDVSFISLTKVLEPLWHLLVSPREVILLIKPQFEVGRSRVGKKGVVRNPKDHAQAIDQVLQTANNLGWYYQGLTESPIKGPAGNVEYLLWLRCDRFQDSPNLNTFEEFTQGIII; encoded by the coding sequence ATGACTAAACAACGCCTAGATACCCTATTAGTTGAGCGTAACCTTTGTTCTTCTCGTCAAGAGGCGCAAGGGTTGATTCGTGCCGGGGAAGTTAAGGTGAATCAACAGGTGATTGATAAACCAGGGACTCCAGTGGAGAGTACGGCGGAGATTGAACTGCAAGCTAAGCCCCGTTATGTGTCCCGTGGGGGTTATAAGCTCGAAAAAGCCCTAAAAACCTTTGATATAGCTGTAACGGGTCGAATTTGCCTCGATGGGGGGATTTCTACGGGGGGGTTCACTGATTGTTTATTGCAGTTTGGGGCAAAACAAGTCTACGGGGTGGATGTGGGGTATGGACAAGTCGCGTGGACGTTGCGGCAAGATGAACGGGTTATCCTCAAAGAAAGAACAAATTTTCGCTATTTAACCTCTGATTCATTGTATGGTGATAATCCCTTTGCTGACTTGGGGGTGATGGATGTTTCTTTTATTTCCCTAACCAAAGTGTTAGAACCTCTGTGGCATTTATTAGTTAGTCCGAGGGAGGTTATTTTATTAATTAAACCGCAGTTTGAAGTGGGGCGATCGCGTGTTGGTAAAAAGGGGGTTGTTCGTAACCCAAAAGATCACGCGCAAGCTATTGATCAAGTGTTACAAACTGCTAATAATTTAGGGTGGTATTATCAAGGTTTAACGGAATCTCCCATTAAAGGACCTGCCGGAAATGTAGAATATTTATTATGGTTACGCTGCGATCGCTTTCAAGATTCTCCTAATCTTAACACCTTTGAAGAATTTACCCAAGGTATTATTATTTGA
- a CDS encoding prohibitin family protein translates to MSVIISLITALVAFTIALQSSNVVGERHQEKVKNLALLAGILASIATVYNTLFRFLVILPAGEVGVIETLGKVEENPLNPGIHWITPLAKVVKFSTRLEDIKETIDATSKEGLNLTLDVSLQYKVNPQKAATIYQTIGTDEEEIVVSRFRAILRQITASYEAKDIYGEKRQIVAQRLRQELQNSLSPLGFIVEEALLRKVILPQEIQAAIQKKLEAEQESEKQQFINDKERQSIEFGLEKAKKEAERQKIEAQGIANSQALLSKGLTDQLIKLKAIEATQKLAESQNSKIIIIGGGEDKLPLILQGQ, encoded by the coding sequence ATGTCAGTTATTATCTCCTTAATTACTGCTTTAGTTGCTTTCACCATCGCCTTACAAAGTTCTAATGTAGTTGGTGAACGTCATCAAGAAAAAGTCAAAAATTTAGCTTTATTGGCAGGAATATTAGCAAGTATTGCTACTGTCTATAATACTCTTTTTCGATTTTTAGTCATTCTTCCTGCCGGAGAAGTAGGGGTAATAGAAACATTAGGAAAAGTTGAGGAAAATCCTCTAAATCCAGGCATTCATTGGATTACTCCTCTCGCTAAGGTCGTTAAATTTTCCACTCGATTAGAGGATATTAAAGAAACTATTGATGCTACCTCAAAAGAAGGGCTAAATCTTACCTTAGATGTCAGTCTTCAGTATAAAGTTAATCCCCAAAAAGCGGCCACGATTTATCAAACCATCGGCACTGATGAAGAAGAGATAGTCGTTTCTCGCTTTCGGGCAATTTTGCGACAAATTACTGCTAGTTATGAAGCAAAAGATATCTATGGGGAAAAACGCCAAATTGTCGCTCAACGTCTGCGTCAAGAGCTACAGAACAGTTTATCTCCCTTAGGATTTATTGTCGAAGAAGCTCTCTTACGCAAAGTCATTTTACCCCAAGAAATTCAAGCAGCTATTCAAAAAAAATTAGAAGCTGAACAAGAAAGTGAAAAACAGCAGTTTATTAACGATAAGGAACGTCAGTCCATTGAGTTTGGACTAGAAAAGGCCAAAAAAGAAGCTGAACGCCAAAAAATTGAAGCGCAAGGAATTGCCAACTCTCAAGCCTTATTATCCAAGGGATTAACCGATCAATTAATCAAATTAAAAGCCATTGAAGCAACTCAGAAACTAGCCGAGTCCCAAAATAGTAAAATTATTATTATTGGGGGTGGAGAAGATAAATTACCCTTGATTTTACAGGGGCAATAA
- the glmU gene encoding bifunctional UDP-N-acetylglucosamine diphosphorylase/glucosamine-1-phosphate N-acetyltransferase GlmU: protein MVAVAILAAGRGTRMKSNLPKVLHRLGGYSLVERVLNSCQLLNPSRQLVIIGYEGEQVRDSLQQLDSLEFVEQKEQLGTGHAIQQLLPHLEGFQGDLLVLNGDVPLLRPQTLENLLNIHKTHRNAATLLTAHLPNPKGYGRVFCDNNNLVTQIVEDRDCNAAQKQNHRINGGIYCFNWQQLAAVLPKLSADNDQKEYYLTDVVKFLAPVMAVDVEDYLEITGINDRKQLAMANGILQNRVKDHWMAQGVTLIDPDSITIDDTVELQTDVIIEPQTHLRGKTSIGKGSRLGPGSLIENSHIGDNVTVLYSVITESQVASGCRVGPYSHLRGQAQIGESCRIGNFVEIKKSVIEQKSNVAHLSYLGDATLGEQVNVGAGTITANYDGVQKHRTIIGKGTKTGANSVFVAPVTLGEEVTVAAGSVVTHDVPDRALVIARQRQRIIEEWKKTIESKK, encoded by the coding sequence ATGGTAGCCGTAGCAATTCTTGCAGCAGGACGTGGAACACGGATGAAGTCTAACCTTCCTAAGGTTTTACATCGTTTGGGAGGGTATTCATTAGTCGAACGGGTATTGAACAGTTGTCAGTTACTCAACCCTTCTCGACAGTTAGTGATTATTGGTTATGAAGGGGAACAGGTTAGAGACTCCCTACAACAGCTTGATTCTTTGGAATTTGTCGAACAAAAGGAACAATTGGGGACTGGCCATGCTATTCAACAATTGTTACCCCATTTAGAGGGATTTCAGGGGGATTTATTGGTTTTAAACGGGGATGTTCCGTTGCTGCGTCCGCAAACCCTAGAAAACCTCCTCAACATCCATAAAACCCATAGAAATGCAGCGACCTTACTGACTGCCCATTTACCTAACCCCAAGGGTTACGGACGAGTTTTCTGTGATAATAACAATTTAGTGACTCAAATTGTGGAAGACAGAGACTGTAACGCTGCCCAAAAGCAAAATCATCGGATTAATGGGGGAATTTACTGTTTTAATTGGCAACAATTAGCTGCTGTCTTGCCTAAACTCTCGGCGGATAACGACCAAAAAGAATACTATTTAACTGATGTGGTCAAATTTCTTGCCCCCGTCATGGCCGTAGATGTAGAAGATTATTTAGAGATTACTGGAATTAACGATCGCAAGCAACTGGCCATGGCTAATGGTATTCTCCAAAACCGTGTTAAAGACCATTGGATGGCTCAAGGAGTTACCCTCATCGACCCTGATAGCATTACCATTGATGATACTGTTGAATTACAGACTGATGTGATTATTGAGCCCCAAACCCACCTACGGGGAAAAACAAGCATTGGTAAGGGAAGTCGTCTTGGCCCTGGCAGTTTGATTGAAAATAGTCACATTGGAGACAACGTAACGGTACTTTATTCGGTGATTACTGAGAGTCAGGTCGCTTCTGGGTGTCGGGTTGGCCCCTATAGCCATTTGCGGGGTCAGGCACAAATAGGGGAGTCCTGTCGTATTGGCAATTTTGTGGAGATTAAGAAGTCGGTTATCGAACAAAAAAGCAATGTTGCCCATTTATCCTATTTAGGGGATGCAACTCTAGGCGAACAGGTGAATGTAGGGGCAGGAACCATTACCGCTAATTACGATGGGGTGCAAAAACATCGGACTATTATTGGTAAGGGGACAAAAACCGGAGCTAATAGCGTCTTTGTTGCCCCTGTTACGTTAGGGGAAGAGGTGACGGTGGCTGCGGGGTCTGTTGTCACCCACGATGTCCCTGATAGGGCGTTAGTAATTGCCAGGCAACGGCAGCGTATTATTGAGGAGTGGAAAAAGACAATTGAAAGTAAAAAATAA